In Daphnia magna isolate NIES linkage group LG5, ASM2063170v1.1, whole genome shotgun sequence, a single genomic region encodes these proteins:
- the LOC116923454 gene encoding uncharacterized PPE family protein PPE62 isoform X1, whose product MSLIHILVIALVGHSLADAKPNPLGPQNEPRKPMLVFATNGEGKAVEDEKKTGFRRSIPPGGALGFGGFDAGLGTGFVANTGFGFGNGLHGNSFTGNAGNFGSGLLANNFAGNAGLGLGSGLTANSFVGTGFGSGLGNNFVGNGLAGATFGVEGLNPTLQGSLSPLAFRNTMVYSPYGTNVGTFGVSAAVPNQFDLSSGFWPNRQGLTNNFSGFSGMGGLNDLSSFSGLGINGLNGFSGVNGFNNFAGVGGLSSLGGVNTFRNAGVGGLNSVSSLNGINTGTGFNNFGSLSNGINGFSSFDNRFNGLNNGLNSFSSFNTGVPGGFNINPTQFGANPFGGSNSFKRSPLDPTSPYYTRLYNSDNNDENDQQTDSGWSSNRNSGQSASGRGVNTVTSQSAGGQIRSNSNTSV is encoded by the exons ATGTCGTTAATACACATCCTTGTG ATTGCCCTGGTTGGGCACAGTCTGGCAGATGCCAAACCGAATCCGTTGGGCCCGCAAAATGAGCCACGTAAGCCGATGTTGGTGTTCGCAACAAACGGCGAAGGCAAGGCTGTGGaagatgagaaaaaaacagGGTTCCGTCGAAGCATTCCTCCTGGTGGAGCTTTAGGGTTCGGTGGATTCGATGCGGGCCTTGGAACGGGTTTTGTAGCCAACACTGGTTTTGGTTTCGGAAATGGTTTGCATGGTAATAGTTTTACGGGTAACGCTGGAAATTTCGGCAGTGGATTACTGGCCAATAATTTTGCAGGTAACGCTGGCCTGGGTCTCGGGTCAGGTTTGACGGCCAACAGTTTCGTAGGCACCGGTTTCGGTTCTGGTTTAGGAAACAATTTTGTAGGGAATGGCTTAGCGGGAGCTACGTTTGGGGTAGAGGGATTGAATCCAACGCTACAAGGATCTCTGAGTCCATTGGCCTTCAGGAATACCATGGTTTATTCGCCTTATGGAACTAATGTTGGAACCTTTGGCGTCAGTGCTGCTGTACCGAATCAGTTTGACCTCAGTTCCGGGTTTTGGCCGAATAGGCAAGGATTGACCAACAATTTCAGCGGTTTTAGCGGTATGGGAGGTTTGAACGACCTATCAAGTTTCTCTGGTTTGGGAATCAATGGGCTGAATGGATTCAGTGGGGTGAATGGTTTCAACAATTTCGCTGGTGTCGGAGGATTGAGCAGCCTTGGCGGCGTCAACACTTTCAGAAACGCAGGAGTCGGTGGACTGAATAGCGTAAGCAGTTTGAATGGTATCAATACCGGTACCGGCTTCAATAATTTCGGGAGTTTGAGCAACGGAATCAACGGTTTCAGCAGCTTCGACAACCGATTCAATGGGCTTAATAACGGACTGAATAGCTTCAGTTCATTCAACACTGGTGTTCCGGGCGGTTTCAACATTAACCCCACTCAATTCGGTGCCAACCCGTTTG GTGGAAGCAATTCTTTCAAGCGTTCACCATTAGATCCAACTTCCCCGTATTACACTCGGCTGTACAACTCTGATAACAACGACGAAAACGACCAGCAAACTGACTCTGGTTGGAGTAGCAACCGCAATTCCGGACAATCTGCTAGCGGCCGAGGTGTCAATACGGTGACCAGTCAGTCGGCTGGTGGCCAAATTCGCAGCAACTCGAATACTTCCGTTTAA
- the LOC116923454 gene encoding uncharacterized PPE family protein PPE16 isoform X2: protein MSLIHILVIALVGHSLADAKPNPLGPQNEPRKPMLVFATNGEGKAVEDEKKTGFRRSIPPGGALGFGGFDAGLGTGFVANTGFGFGNGLHGNAGLGLGSGLTANSFVGTGFGSGLGNNFVGNGLAGATFGVEGLNPTLQGSLSPLAFRNTMVYSPYGTNVGTFGVSAAVPNQFDLSSGFWPNRQGLTNNFSGFSGMGGLNDLSSFSGLGINGLNGFSGVNGFNNFAGVGGLSSLGGVNTFRNAGVGGLNSVSSLNGINTGTGFNNFGSLSNGINGFSSFDNRFNGLNNGLNSFSSFNTGVPGGFNINPTQFGANPFGGSNSFKRSPLDPTSPYYTRLYNSDNNDENDQQTDSGWSSNRNSGQSASGRGVNTVTSQSAGGQIRSNSNTSV, encoded by the exons ATGTCGTTAATACACATCCTTGTG ATTGCCCTGGTTGGGCACAGTCTGGCAGATGCCAAACCGAATCCGTTGGGCCCGCAAAATGAGCCACGTAAGCCGATGTTGGTGTTCGCAACAAACGGCGAAGGCAAGGCTGTGGaagatgagaaaaaaacagGGTTCCGTCGAAGCATTCCTCCTGGTGGAGCTTTAGGGTTCGGTGGATTCGATGCGGGCCTTGGAACGGGTTTTGTAGCCAACACTGGTTTTGGTTTCGGAAATGGTTTGCATG GTAACGCTGGCCTGGGTCTCGGGTCAGGTTTGACGGCCAACAGTTTCGTAGGCACCGGTTTCGGTTCTGGTTTAGGAAACAATTTTGTAGGGAATGGCTTAGCGGGAGCTACGTTTGGGGTAGAGGGATTGAATCCAACGCTACAAGGATCTCTGAGTCCATTGGCCTTCAGGAATACCATGGTTTATTCGCCTTATGGAACTAATGTTGGAACCTTTGGCGTCAGTGCTGCTGTACCGAATCAGTTTGACCTCAGTTCCGGGTTTTGGCCGAATAGGCAAGGATTGACCAACAATTTCAGCGGTTTTAGCGGTATGGGAGGTTTGAACGACCTATCAAGTTTCTCTGGTTTGGGAATCAATGGGCTGAATGGATTCAGTGGGGTGAATGGTTTCAACAATTTCGCTGGTGTCGGAGGATTGAGCAGCCTTGGCGGCGTCAACACTTTCAGAAACGCAGGAGTCGGTGGACTGAATAGCGTAAGCAGTTTGAATGGTATCAATACCGGTACCGGCTTCAATAATTTCGGGAGTTTGAGCAACGGAATCAACGGTTTCAGCAGCTTCGACAACCGATTCAATGGGCTTAATAACGGACTGAATAGCTTCAGTTCATTCAACACTGGTGTTCCGGGCGGTTTCAACATTAACCCCACTCAATTCGGTGCCAACCCGTTTG GTGGAAGCAATTCTTTCAAGCGTTCACCATTAGATCCAACTTCCCCGTATTACACTCGGCTGTACAACTCTGATAACAACGACGAAAACGACCAGCAAACTGACTCTGGTTGGAGTAGCAACCGCAATTCCGGACAATCTGCTAGCGGCCGAGGTGTCAATACGGTGACCAGTCAGTCGGCTGGTGGCCAAATTCGCAGCAACTCGAATACTTCCGTTTAA
- the LOC116923451 gene encoding acanthoscurrin-2 isoform X1, with protein MKTMNLIAVLALLGICRAAQDGLNMKRDDLQGSESQIQRSYGFGFGGSAYGLGGYGGGLGYGGGLGGYGGGLGGYGGGLGGYGGGLGGYGGGGYGGYGAGGYGAGGYGGYGAGGYGGYGAGGLGGYGGLGGYGGLGGYGGGLGGHGSSYGGYGGYGSGYGGIGGFGGLGGYGGGLGGYGSSYGGGYGGGYGGGYGGGYGSSYGGGYGGGYGTRAY; from the exons ATGAAGACT ATGAATCTTATTGCCGTATTGGCGCTGTTGGGCATCTGCAGAGCAGCGCAGGATGGACTTAACATGAAACGTGATGATCTTCAAGGATCTGAAAGCCAAATTCAAAGATC GTATGGATTTGGTTTTGGGGGCTCGGCTTACGGTTTGGGTGGCTATGGCGGAGGTCTTGGATATGGTGGCGGATTGGGAGGATATGGCGGCGGGCTAGGAGGATACGGAGGAGGTCTAGGTGGATACGGAGGCGG ccTTGGCGGATATGGTGGCGGTGGATATGGTGGATACGGAGCAGGAGGATATGGAGCCGGAGGATATGGTGGATATGGAGCAGGAGGATATGGCGGATATGGAGCTGGAGGTTTAGGTGGCTACGGAGGTTTAGGTGGCTACGGAGGTTTGGGTGGCTACGGAGGCGG ACTTGGTGGACATGGATCAAGCTATGGTGGTTACGGCGGTTATGGATCAGGTTACGGTGGCATCGGCGGCTTCGGTGGTTTGGGAGGCTACGGAGGCGG ACTCGGTGGCTACGGATCAAGCTATGGCGGAGGGTATGGTGGTGGCTACGGCGGTGGCTACGGAGGCGGTTACGGAAGCAGCTACGGTGGCGGATACGGAGGTGGCTATGGCACTCGCGCTTACTAG
- the LOC116923451 gene encoding acanthoscurrin-2 isoform X2 — translation MKTMNLIAVLALLGICRAAQDGLNMKRDDLQGSESQIQRSYGFGFGGSAYGLGGYGGGLGYGGGLGGYGGGLGGYGGGLGGYGGGLGGYGGGGYGGYGAGGYGAGGYGGYGAGGYGGYGAGGLGGYGGLGGYGGLGGYGGGLGGYGSSYGGGYGGGYGGGYGGGYGSSYGGGYGGGYGTRAY, via the exons ATGAAGACT ATGAATCTTATTGCCGTATTGGCGCTGTTGGGCATCTGCAGAGCAGCGCAGGATGGACTTAACATGAAACGTGATGATCTTCAAGGATCTGAAAGCCAAATTCAAAGATC GTATGGATTTGGTTTTGGGGGCTCGGCTTACGGTTTGGGTGGCTATGGCGGAGGTCTTGGATATGGTGGCGGATTGGGAGGATATGGCGGCGGGCTAGGAGGATACGGAGGAGGTCTAGGTGGATACGGAGGCGG ccTTGGCGGATATGGTGGCGGTGGATATGGTGGATACGGAGCAGGAGGATATGGAGCCGGAGGATATGGTGGATATGGAGCAGGAGGATATGGCGGATATGGAGCTGGAGGTTTAGGTGGCTACGGAGGTTTAGGTGGCTACGGAGGTTTGGGTGGCTACGGAGGCGG ACTCGGTGGCTACGGATCAAGCTATGGCGGAGGGTATGGTGGTGGCTACGGCGGTGGCTACGGAGGCGGTTACGGAAGCAGCTACGGTGGCGGATACGGAGGTGGCTATGGCACTCGCGCTTACTAG
- the LOC116934393 gene encoding conserved oligomeric Golgi complex subunit 8 isoform X2 translates to MENDDGLLKLVFSGNDLTDLSAKFEQLNLTTNDGGQYLKQLNSLGLKKLGNEINRIAEEKTSIINQTQELAFQEYPTFIETAQCTKEIFQNFQKVNQSTEKLTSGLTTLKEKCLEFSETAQSLSTARRLTSLALSRHTQLLEILELPQLMDTCVRNGYWEEALELASYVARLERKLGYIPLIVKVAQEVQSCTRLMLSQLIAQLKMPAQLPHCLKVVGYLRRMGVFSEEEIRLKFLQARDSWFKSTLEEIPKEDAYQHILKTVELSRVHLFDIATQYRAIFTDEDPLVLANQDPNTNESAIYYSWIIQKITDFLAALQSDLPKVSPSSLESVFGQCMYFGLSFGRIGSDFRSLLVPLFSQVVYDRFVHSANKSEAQFAEAMASFSLTRTSSLGSNASYSYIQSAPSSADQIQPPYSLLKFSPLAELCNGLIAAFNELRMCAPIQLVNLVVRKLEQTLRNCSQIIADFHRQEMGAFTANEELEFTKCLQLYRTEFMLYIQKILQTMFSPALISAQTGYTTGEIVKQELCSLNKSFILDPIDHLLTKEESLTIPELTLLTSSSFKLEAQTEAKNREGIVRPIDESVSERLLDNGTQDGETLTAEDEQHEAKLEMSDPVPKHETHPDIDVESETKTETEPEPRPDSTEDHAVQFIIGDSEVLTIHPSAENLEPETDTISNQERNSEPEQETEDHRDPILNTTVAEPVNTEIINGPSSTVEVGQEHNEIS, encoded by the exons atggaaaacgaTGATGGCCTTCTCAAACTTGTATTTAGCGGAAATGATCTCACAG ATCTTTCGGCGAAGTTCGAACAGCTAAACCTCACAACAAACGATGGCGGCCAGTACCTAAAACAGTTAAATTCGCTGGGTTTAAAGAAATTGG GGAACGAGATTAATAGGATAGCAGAAGAGAAAACATCCATCATCAACCAAACTCAGGAGCTAGCGTTTCAAGAATACCCAACTTTCATTGAAACAGCTCAATGCACTAAAGAAATTTTCCAAAAT TTTCAAAAAGTAAATCAAAGTACAGAGAAGTTAACTTCTGGCCTTACTACTTTAAAAGAGAAATGTTTGGAATTTTCCGAAACTGCCCAATCCTTGAGTACGGCGAGACGTTTGACAAGTTTGGCCCTATCACGACATACACAGCTGCTAGAAATCCTAGAGCTACCGCAGCTTATGGATACGTGCGTCCGCAATGGATATTGGGAGGAGGCACTTGAACTAGCTTCTTACGTCGCACGCTTAGAGCGTAAATTAGGATACATCCCCCTGATTGTG aaagtaGCCCAAGAAGTTCAGTCTTGCACGCGGTTAATGCTGAGTCAATTAATAGCTCAGCTGAAGATGCCAGCACAACTCCCACATTGTTTGAAAGTAGTGGGATACCTGAGGCGTATGGGTGTCTTTTCCGAAGAGGAAATTCGCCTTAAATTCCTCCAAGCTAGAGATTCTTGGTTTAAATCTACATTGGAAGAAATTCCAAAAGAAGATG CTTATCAGCATATTCTAAAAACGGTGGAGTTGAGCCGTGTGCATCTGTTTGACATTGCTACGCAGTATCGTGCCATATTTACTGATGAAGATCCACTAGTATTAGCCAATCAAGATCCAAACACAAATGAATCCGCCATCTATTATTCTTGGATCATTCAAAAG ATAACGGATTTTTTGGCGGCACTTCAATCCGACCTGCCCAAGGTATCGCCGTCTTCGCTGGAGTCCGTGTTTGGGCAGTGTATGTATTTTGGCCTTAGCTTCGGTCGTATCGGATCAGACTTCCGGTCGCTGCTGGTGCCGCTCTTTTCTCAGGTGGTCTATGATCGATTTGTCCACTCAGCCAATAAGTCTGAGGCACAATTCGCTGAAGCCATGGCCAGCTTTAGCTTGACACGCACCAGTTCGCTCGGAAGTAATGCTAGTTATTCATACATCCAATCGGCTCCGTCCTCAGCCGATCAAATCCAGCCACCTTATAGCCTTCTAAAGTTTTCGCCGTTGGCTGAATTGTGCAATGGGTTGATTGCCGCCTTCAACGAATTACGCATGTGTGCTCCGATTCAGTTGGTCAATCTGGTTGTTCGTAAACTAGAGCAAACTCTCCGCAATTGCTCGCAAATTATCGCCGACTTCCATCGCCAAGAGATGGGTGCTTTTACAGCCAATGAAGAGCTAGAATTCACCAAATGTCTACAGTTATACCGCACGGAATTTATGCTGTACATCCAAAAGATACTTCAAACTATGTTTTCACCTGCGCTAATCTCCGCCCAAACGGGTTACACAACTGGCGAAATAGTTAAACAAGAGTTATGCAGCCTTAACAAGAGTTTTATTCTCGATCCCATCGACCACTTGCTCACCAAAGAAGAATCCTTAACAATTCCAGAATTAACTTTGCTTACGTCATCATCTTTTAAGCTTGAAGCTCAAACAGAGGCAAAAAATCGTGAAGGCATTGTCAGACCAATCGATGAATCAGTATCTGAACGATTACTGGATAATGGAACTCAAGACGGAGAAACGTTGACCGCTGAAGACGAACAGCACGAGGCGAAACTTGAAATGAGTGACCCTGTTCCTAAACACGAAACACATCCTGATATTGACGTTGAATCCGAAACCAAAACTGAAACCGAACCAGAACCTAGGCCAGATTCAACTGAAGATCATGCGGTACAATTTATTATAGGAGATTCTGAAGTGCTGACCATTCATCCGTCAGCTGAAAATCTGGAACCCGAAACGGATACGATTTCTAATCAGGAACGAAATAGCGAGCCTGAACAAGAAACAGAAGACCATCGAGATCCCATTTTGAATACAACAGTAGCTGAGCCCGTAAACACAGAGATAATTAATGGACCGTCTTCAACAGTTGAAGTGGGACAGGAACATAACGAAATTAGTTGA
- the LOC116934393 gene encoding conserved oligomeric Golgi complex subunit 8 isoform X1, with amino-acid sequence MAHEDMCGIKVNAIVGRSRGREGKQAERECISIDLFSVRLVLHLSAKFEQLNLTTNDGGQYLKQLNSLGLKKLGNEINRIAEEKTSIINQTQELAFQEYPTFIETAQCTKEIFQNFQKVNQSTEKLTSGLTTLKEKCLEFSETAQSLSTARRLTSLALSRHTQLLEILELPQLMDTCVRNGYWEEALELASYVARLERKLGYIPLIVKVAQEVQSCTRLMLSQLIAQLKMPAQLPHCLKVVGYLRRMGVFSEEEIRLKFLQARDSWFKSTLEEIPKEDAYQHILKTVELSRVHLFDIATQYRAIFTDEDPLVLANQDPNTNESAIYYSWIIQKITDFLAALQSDLPKVSPSSLESVFGQCMYFGLSFGRIGSDFRSLLVPLFSQVVYDRFVHSANKSEAQFAEAMASFSLTRTSSLGSNASYSYIQSAPSSADQIQPPYSLLKFSPLAELCNGLIAAFNELRMCAPIQLVNLVVRKLEQTLRNCSQIIADFHRQEMGAFTANEELEFTKCLQLYRTEFMLYIQKILQTMFSPALISAQTGYTTGEIVKQELCSLNKSFILDPIDHLLTKEESLTIPELTLLTSSSFKLEAQTEAKNREGIVRPIDESVSERLLDNGTQDGETLTAEDEQHEAKLEMSDPVPKHETHPDIDVESETKTETEPEPRPDSTEDHAVQFIIGDSEVLTIHPSAENLEPETDTISNQERNSEPEQETEDHRDPILNTTVAEPVNTEIINGPSSTVEVGQEHNEIS; translated from the exons ATGGCTCACGAAGATATGTGCGGAATCAAAGTGAACGCAATCGTAGGACGCAGTCGCGGTAGAGAGGGAAAACAGGCCGAAAGAGAATGCATCTCAATCGATTTGTTTTCAGTTCGCCTGGTGCTGC ATCTTTCGGCGAAGTTCGAACAGCTAAACCTCACAACAAACGATGGCGGCCAGTACCTAAAACAGTTAAATTCGCTGGGTTTAAAGAAATTGG GGAACGAGATTAATAGGATAGCAGAAGAGAAAACATCCATCATCAACCAAACTCAGGAGCTAGCGTTTCAAGAATACCCAACTTTCATTGAAACAGCTCAATGCACTAAAGAAATTTTCCAAAAT TTTCAAAAAGTAAATCAAAGTACAGAGAAGTTAACTTCTGGCCTTACTACTTTAAAAGAGAAATGTTTGGAATTTTCCGAAACTGCCCAATCCTTGAGTACGGCGAGACGTTTGACAAGTTTGGCCCTATCACGACATACACAGCTGCTAGAAATCCTAGAGCTACCGCAGCTTATGGATACGTGCGTCCGCAATGGATATTGGGAGGAGGCACTTGAACTAGCTTCTTACGTCGCACGCTTAGAGCGTAAATTAGGATACATCCCCCTGATTGTG aaagtaGCCCAAGAAGTTCAGTCTTGCACGCGGTTAATGCTGAGTCAATTAATAGCTCAGCTGAAGATGCCAGCACAACTCCCACATTGTTTGAAAGTAGTGGGATACCTGAGGCGTATGGGTGTCTTTTCCGAAGAGGAAATTCGCCTTAAATTCCTCCAAGCTAGAGATTCTTGGTTTAAATCTACATTGGAAGAAATTCCAAAAGAAGATG CTTATCAGCATATTCTAAAAACGGTGGAGTTGAGCCGTGTGCATCTGTTTGACATTGCTACGCAGTATCGTGCCATATTTACTGATGAAGATCCACTAGTATTAGCCAATCAAGATCCAAACACAAATGAATCCGCCATCTATTATTCTTGGATCATTCAAAAG ATAACGGATTTTTTGGCGGCACTTCAATCCGACCTGCCCAAGGTATCGCCGTCTTCGCTGGAGTCCGTGTTTGGGCAGTGTATGTATTTTGGCCTTAGCTTCGGTCGTATCGGATCAGACTTCCGGTCGCTGCTGGTGCCGCTCTTTTCTCAGGTGGTCTATGATCGATTTGTCCACTCAGCCAATAAGTCTGAGGCACAATTCGCTGAAGCCATGGCCAGCTTTAGCTTGACACGCACCAGTTCGCTCGGAAGTAATGCTAGTTATTCATACATCCAATCGGCTCCGTCCTCAGCCGATCAAATCCAGCCACCTTATAGCCTTCTAAAGTTTTCGCCGTTGGCTGAATTGTGCAATGGGTTGATTGCCGCCTTCAACGAATTACGCATGTGTGCTCCGATTCAGTTGGTCAATCTGGTTGTTCGTAAACTAGAGCAAACTCTCCGCAATTGCTCGCAAATTATCGCCGACTTCCATCGCCAAGAGATGGGTGCTTTTACAGCCAATGAAGAGCTAGAATTCACCAAATGTCTACAGTTATACCGCACGGAATTTATGCTGTACATCCAAAAGATACTTCAAACTATGTTTTCACCTGCGCTAATCTCCGCCCAAACGGGTTACACAACTGGCGAAATAGTTAAACAAGAGTTATGCAGCCTTAACAAGAGTTTTATTCTCGATCCCATCGACCACTTGCTCACCAAAGAAGAATCCTTAACAATTCCAGAATTAACTTTGCTTACGTCATCATCTTTTAAGCTTGAAGCTCAAACAGAGGCAAAAAATCGTGAAGGCATTGTCAGACCAATCGATGAATCAGTATCTGAACGATTACTGGATAATGGAACTCAAGACGGAGAAACGTTGACCGCTGAAGACGAACAGCACGAGGCGAAACTTGAAATGAGTGACCCTGTTCCTAAACACGAAACACATCCTGATATTGACGTTGAATCCGAAACCAAAACTGAAACCGAACCAGAACCTAGGCCAGATTCAACTGAAGATCATGCGGTACAATTTATTATAGGAGATTCTGAAGTGCTGACCATTCATCCGTCAGCTGAAAATCTGGAACCCGAAACGGATACGATTTCTAATCAGGAACGAAATAGCGAGCCTGAACAAGAAACAGAAGACCATCGAGATCCCATTTTGAATACAACAGTAGCTGAGCCCGTAAACACAGAGATAATTAATGGACCGTCTTCAACAGTTGAAGTGGGACAGGAACATAACGAAATTAGTTGA